One genomic segment of Aquipluma nitroreducens includes these proteins:
- a CDS encoding DEAD/DEAH box helicase: MAQEFIIALTEHRAVGNIFVPMLIEEERSYFTVKKTVKLRDYKSGEVGLNESELELLKLIENYSDENLVKKFSKKKEPNFFQNLDADLFQNHISPFIDKYMYRCILLLMKGKTRLFSKQAKYSSLYNEDVIQINQSFSESVFHFYRNENGTRYRLKISHEGTPVEILHKTLRMVTTLPCCFVYLNKLYIFNKLSGKKIVPFLSKESVWIPRQAEDKYYKSFVLNTIKESEVKATGFEIVESSPPRKTILSLEQDLALRPTIIVKFRYDNSLYLADAVSDVFVSLEMKHDNYSFRKFVRNHEWEEEQLAMLKKLDLKYKNGFWNPKDNDETDNYYSPVLWLSKNRETLEKQGFLIQQNKLDKKYYTGTQILDIQIKSDEDWFDIYAIVKFGSFQIPFIRLRKHILNGIREFELPSGEIAVLPLEWFSSYREIFPFAKTDGNILKLKKHHFLLLQDNVKGIDRNYFYKLEEINTSFANPVELPNDLKAELRNYQKEGFSWMYHLYENQLGGCLADDMGLGKTLQTLTLLLKIKKAKSQIVVPKKDDQLQFSLFDQPEAGAPLQPASLIVMPTSLIHNWENEIRKFAPSLKVYKHVGGLRNKSNKMAQTIGYYDVILTTYGTMRNDAEMLRSFDFWYLILDESQNIKNSSSKTYKSILEIRSKHKLVITGTPIENSLSDLWSQLNFLNKGLLGSLPYFKREFITPIEKKNDEEQQKKLQKLIHPFVLRRKKEEVAKDLPAMTEQIRYCEMTEDQKEIYDTEKSAIRNAILKNIESNGLKKSALVVLQGLTKLRQLANHPSLVSKESEMESGKFNEIYRNLKNLLAENHKVLIFSSFVKHLELLQAKIESKNWKYSMLTGKTMNRQEVIRQFQEDPDNHIFLISLKAGGVGLNLTSADYVFIIDPWWNPAAENQAINRAHRIGQDKKVFVYRFITEDSIEEKIQILKSRKSALAEKFIGSNNPIDGINEEEIMSLFS, from the coding sequence TTGGCTCAGGAATTTATTATCGCTTTGACCGAACATCGTGCCGTTGGGAACATTTTCGTCCCCATGCTAATTGAAGAAGAACGTTCGTACTTCACTGTAAAAAAGACAGTTAAGTTACGTGACTATAAAAGTGGCGAGGTCGGATTGAACGAATCGGAACTTGAATTACTCAAGTTGATCGAGAATTATAGCGATGAAAACCTGGTGAAAAAATTCTCAAAAAAGAAAGAGCCAAACTTTTTCCAGAACCTGGATGCTGATCTGTTTCAGAACCACATTAGTCCTTTCATCGACAAATACATGTATCGTTGTATCCTGCTGTTAATGAAAGGCAAAACCAGACTGTTTTCCAAACAGGCCAAATATTCGAGCCTATACAACGAAGACGTTATCCAAATCAACCAGAGCTTTTCGGAAAGCGTATTTCATTTTTACCGAAATGAAAATGGCACGAGATACCGACTAAAAATCAGTCATGAAGGCACGCCAGTGGAGATTTTACACAAAACGCTTCGCATGGTCACTACCCTACCCTGCTGTTTTGTGTACCTGAATAAACTCTATATTTTCAATAAGCTTTCAGGGAAAAAGATAGTTCCTTTCCTGTCGAAAGAATCGGTTTGGATTCCGCGGCAGGCCGAAGACAAGTATTACAAGTCGTTTGTGCTGAATACAATTAAAGAATCGGAAGTAAAAGCTACCGGTTTTGAGATTGTTGAAAGCAGCCCGCCACGAAAAACCATACTTTCGCTTGAGCAGGATTTGGCATTGCGACCAACCATTATCGTTAAATTCAGATACGACAACAGTTTATACCTTGCTGATGCTGTATCTGATGTATTTGTCAGCCTTGAAATGAAACACGACAACTATTCATTCAGGAAATTTGTCCGCAACCATGAATGGGAGGAAGAGCAGCTTGCAATGTTGAAAAAACTGGATTTGAAATACAAAAATGGTTTTTGGAATCCAAAAGATAATGATGAAACCGACAACTATTACAGCCCCGTGCTGTGGCTATCAAAAAACCGTGAAACACTGGAGAAACAAGGGTTTCTGATTCAGCAAAACAAACTCGACAAAAAATATTACACCGGAACTCAAATTCTGGATATTCAGATTAAAAGCGACGAAGACTGGTTCGACATTTATGCCATCGTTAAATTCGGTTCGTTCCAAATCCCGTTTATCAGGTTGCGGAAACACATTTTAAATGGCATTCGCGAATTTGAACTTCCATCGGGCGAAATTGCAGTTTTGCCACTCGAATGGTTTTCGTCGTACCGCGAAATTTTCCCGTTTGCCAAAACTGATGGCAATATCCTGAAACTCAAAAAGCACCATTTTCTGCTTCTTCAGGATAACGTAAAAGGAATCGACCGGAATTACTTCTACAAACTGGAAGAAATAAATACGAGTTTTGCCAATCCGGTAGAACTTCCGAATGATTTAAAAGCCGAGCTGCGAAACTACCAGAAAGAAGGATTCTCGTGGATGTATCATTTGTACGAAAACCAATTGGGCGGTTGTCTGGCTGACGACATGGGTTTGGGAAAAACGTTGCAGACCTTGACGCTTTTACTAAAAATCAAGAAAGCAAAATCGCAGATTGTTGTTCCGAAGAAAGACGACCAATTGCAATTTTCGCTTTTCGATCAGCCTGAAGCAGGCGCTCCGTTGCAACCAGCCTCATTGATTGTCATGCCAACTTCGCTGATTCACAACTGGGAAAATGAAATCCGAAAGTTTGCCCCTTCGCTCAAGGTGTATAAACATGTTGGCGGCCTCCGGAATAAATCGAATAAAATGGCGCAAACCATTGGATATTACGACGTAATACTAACCACTTACGGAACGATGAGAAACGATGCTGAAATGCTTCGTTCGTTCGATTTCTGGTACCTGATTCTGGACGAGAGCCAAAACATCAAAAATTCGTCGTCGAAAACATATAAAAGCATCCTTGAAATACGGTCGAAACACAAATTGGTAATTACCGGAACTCCAATCGAAAACTCGCTGTCTGACTTGTGGTCGCAACTCAATTTCCTGAACAAGGGATTGCTTGGGAGTTTGCCCTACTTCAAGCGTGAATTTATAACCCCGATTGAGAAAAAGAATGACGAAGAACAGCAGAAAAAATTACAAAAACTGATTCATCCTTTTGTATTGAGGCGCAAAAAAGAGGAAGTTGCCAAAGATTTGCCGGCGATGACCGAGCAAATCCGTTATTGCGAAATGACTGAAGATCAAAAGGAAATTTACGATACGGAAAAATCGGCTATCCGAAATGCCATTCTGAAAAACATTGAATCGAACGGGCTCAAAAAGTCGGCATTGGTGGTTCTTCAGGGGTTGACCAAACTTCGCCAGTTGGCTAACCATCCATCGTTGGTTTCAAAAGAAAGCGAGATGGAATCGGGTAAATTCAACGAAATATACCGAAACCTAAAAAATTTGTTGGCTGAAAACCATAAAGTACTGATTTTCTCCTCGTTTGTAAAACACCTCGAATTACTTCAGGCCAAAATCGAATCGAAAAACTGGAAATATTCCATGCTAACCGGGAAAACCATGAACCGTCAGGAAGTAATCCGACAGTTTCAGGAAGACCCCGACAACCACATTTTCCTGATTTCGCTGAAGGCCGGTGGCGTTGGGCTGAACCTGACCTCTGCTGACTATGTTTTTATTATCGACCCGTGGTGGAATCCGGCCGCTGAAAATCAAGCCATCAACCGCGCGCATCGCATCGGTCAGGATAAAAAAGTGTTTGTTTACCGGTTTATTACTGAAGATTCAATTGAAGAAAAAATCCAGATTTTAAAATCCAGAAAATCAGCCCTGGCCGAGAAGTTCATCGGCTCGAATAATCCGATAGACGGAATTAATGAAGAAGAAATCATGAGTTTATTCAGTTAA
- a CDS encoding sulfide/dihydroorotate dehydrogenase-like FAD/NAD-binding protein, with amino-acid sequence MNQIVEKVLFSEKVAKFVVDAPRIAKSRKPGHFVILRVDEKGERIPLTIAGADPVKGTIVLVVQKMGVSSAKLFELEVGDYILDLVGPLGKATHIHQAGTVLACGGGVGVAPMLPIVEGFKKAGNRVISIIAARNKDLIILEDEIRKWSDETIVMTDDGSYGTKGLVTAGAEMIIQREKVNECIAIGPAVMMKFTSLLTKKYEIPTQASLNAIMVDGTGMCGACRVSVGGNTYFTCIDGPEFDAHQIDFDELIMRLGGYSNEEKLAYERYV; translated from the coding sequence ATGAACCAGATAGTAGAGAAGGTTCTTTTTTCAGAAAAAGTAGCCAAGTTTGTTGTTGATGCTCCGCGAATTGCCAAGTCGCGTAAGCCTGGTCATTTTGTGATCTTGCGTGTAGATGAAAAGGGGGAGAGGATTCCACTGACCATTGCTGGTGCTGATCCGGTAAAAGGGACAATTGTACTGGTGGTTCAGAAAATGGGCGTTAGTTCAGCTAAGCTTTTTGAGCTTGAGGTTGGCGATTATATTCTCGATTTAGTTGGTCCTCTGGGTAAAGCAACTCATATTCATCAGGCGGGAACTGTCCTTGCCTGTGGTGGTGGTGTAGGTGTTGCGCCAATGCTTCCGATTGTTGAAGGCTTTAAAAAGGCCGGGAATCGGGTTATCTCCATAATTGCAGCGCGTAATAAAGACCTGATTATTTTGGAAGACGAAATCCGAAAATGGTCGGACGAAACAATCGTAATGACCGACGACGGATCCTACGGAACCAAAGGATTGGTGACTGCCGGAGCCGAGATGATTATCCAGCGCGAAAAGGTGAACGAATGTATTGCCATTGGACCTGCTGTGATGATGAAATTTACTTCGTTGCTGACCAAAAAGTATGAAATTCCAACTCAGGCCAGTTTAAATGCCATCATGGTTGACGGAACCGGAATGTGTGGGGCATGTCGTGTAAGCGTTGGCGGAAATACCTATTTTACTTGTATCGACGGACCAGAATTTGACGCTCACCAGATTGATTTTGATGAGTTGATCATGCGTCTGGGTGGATATTCGAACGAAGAAAAACTTGCTTACGAGCGGTATGTATAA
- the gltA gene encoding NADPH-dependent glutamate synthase: protein MSTNKEYIQIEREKEWRVDLRKTIANKERTAKERVRMPEMDPQERIKYQDREVNIGLSADQAQKEASRCLDCPNPTCIEGCPVSINIPKFVKYIEAGKFLDAAKTLKETSALPAVCGRVCPQEKQCEASCFYTQKMKKDPVAIGHLERFAADYERESGFMSIPEVAPANGIKIAAIGSGPASLSFAGDMIKLGYDVTVFEALHEIGGVLKYGIPEFRLPNKIVDVELDNLQKMGVKFVRNFIVGKTASFDDLKEEGFEAFFVASGAGLPRFMNIPGENYNGILSSNEYLTRVNLMNAAKDEFDTPVIKGKTVAVIGGGNTAMDSVRTAKRLGAERAIIVYRRSRAEMPARVEEVHHAEEEGIEFINLANPIEYFADEKGKVNRMRVQRMGLGEPDASGRRRPIVLEGSEYDIPVDLVVVAVGVSPNPLIPSEVKELKVSKWGTIEVTEETMQSSIPEMFAGGDIVRGGATVILAMGDGRKAAANMDEYLQKKHKAN from the coding sequence ATGTCAACAAATAAAGAATATATTCAGATCGAGCGCGAAAAAGAGTGGCGGGTTGATCTGAGAAAAACCATTGCTAATAAGGAGCGTACTGCCAAAGAAAGAGTTCGAATGCCTGAGATGGATCCGCAGGAACGCATCAAATATCAGGATCGCGAAGTGAATATCGGTTTGTCGGCCGATCAGGCTCAGAAAGAAGCTAGCAGATGTCTGGACTGCCCAAATCCAACTTGTATCGAAGGTTGCCCGGTTAGCATTAACATTCCAAAATTTGTTAAATATATTGAAGCTGGAAAATTTCTGGATGCCGCTAAAACATTAAAAGAAACTTCGGCGCTTCCGGCAGTTTGCGGTCGTGTTTGCCCTCAGGAAAAACAGTGCGAAGCCAGTTGTTTTTATACTCAGAAAATGAAAAAGGATCCGGTGGCTATCGGTCATTTGGAGCGTTTTGCAGCCGATTACGAGCGTGAAAGCGGTTTTATGTCGATTCCTGAAGTTGCTCCAGCCAACGGAATAAAGATAGCTGCTATTGGTTCAGGTCCGGCTTCGCTCTCTTTTGCCGGCGACATGATTAAACTGGGTTACGATGTGACTGTTTTTGAAGCGCTGCACGAAATTGGTGGCGTATTAAAATATGGTATTCCTGAATTCCGTCTTCCAAACAAAATTGTGGACGTTGAATTGGATAACCTTCAGAAAATGGGCGTGAAGTTTGTCCGAAATTTTATTGTTGGAAAAACGGCCAGTTTCGACGATTTGAAAGAAGAAGGTTTCGAAGCCTTTTTCGTGGCTAGTGGTGCAGGGCTACCACGTTTCATGAATATTCCGGGTGAAAACTACAACGGAATCCTTTCGTCGAACGAATACCTGACCCGTGTAAACCTGATGAATGCAGCTAAAGATGAATTTGATACTCCGGTTATTAAAGGAAAAACAGTGGCTGTGATTGGCGGTGGAAACACTGCGATGGATTCGGTTCGTACCGCAAAACGCTTAGGTGCAGAGCGGGCAATTATTGTTTATCGTCGTTCGCGTGCGGAAATGCCTGCCCGTGTCGAGGAAGTTCATCATGCCGAGGAAGAAGGCATCGAATTTATCAACCTGGCCAACCCGATTGAATATTTTGCCGACGAAAAAGGAAAAGTAAACCGGATGCGTGTTCAGCGCATGGGGCTTGGCGAACCTGATGCTTCAGGGCGTCGTCGTCCGATCGTTTTGGAGGGTTCTGAATATGATATTCCTGTCGATTTGGTTGTTGTTGCCGTGGGTGTATCACCAAACCCATTAATCCCTTCAGAAGTAAAAGAACTGAAAGTGAGCAAATGGGGAACCATTGAAGTTACAGAAGAAACCATGCAAAGTTCAATCCCGGAAATGTTTGCCGGTGGCGACATTGTTCGTGGTGGAGCAACGGTAATTTTGGCGATGGGCGATGGCCGGAAAGCTGCTGCCAATATGGATGAATACCTCCAGAAAAAGCATAAAGCCAACTAA
- a CDS encoding dihydroorotate dehydrogenase-like protein → MANISTRFFGLDLKSPVIAASSSMTGHAEQVIKLAEAGAGAIVLKSIFEEEIFHELQEELSLRTPLNSDPEYLDYFDYVIKEETIRKYLHLISEVKAKTAVPIVASINCVSSSDWTLFARKIEEAGANALELNMFIAPSDISKSSENHEQFYFETIQKVLQAVQIPVSIKISHYFSNLSGMVKKLANTGIAGITIFNRFYNPDIDIHEEAVTVADVLSTSHDYLLPLKWTGILSGQVKVDLSATSGIHSAETAIKFLLSGASAVQIASVVYHEGPSAITRMNQGISDWMDQKGYKSISEFQGSLSQAATSAQAWERTQFMKYFGEKAY, encoded by the coding sequence ATGGCAAATATATCAACCCGATTCTTTGGACTCGATTTAAAAAGTCCGGTAATTGCAGCAAGCAGCAGCATGACCGGTCATGCAGAACAAGTTATCAAACTGGCCGAGGCAGGCGCCGGAGCCATCGTTTTAAAATCAATATTCGAGGAAGAGATTTTTCATGAATTGCAGGAAGAACTTAGCCTTCGTACTCCATTAAATTCAGACCCTGAGTATTTGGATTACTTTGATTATGTGATCAAAGAAGAAACAATCCGGAAATATCTTCATTTAATTTCTGAAGTTAAAGCAAAAACTGCGGTTCCAATCGTTGCCAGTATAAATTGTGTTAGTTCAAGTGATTGGACATTGTTTGCACGAAAAATTGAAGAAGCTGGAGCTAATGCCTTGGAATTGAATATGTTTATTGCTCCATCGGATATTTCAAAAAGTTCTGAAAATCACGAGCAGTTTTATTTTGAGACTATTCAGAAAGTGCTTCAAGCTGTTCAAATACCAGTTTCAATTAAAATCAGTCATTATTTTTCTAACCTCTCCGGAATGGTTAAGAAATTGGCAAATACAGGTATTGCCGGAATCACCATTTTTAACCGCTTTTACAATCCTGATATTGATATTCACGAAGAAGCTGTTACTGTTGCCGATGTTTTAAGTACCTCTCACGATTACCTGCTTCCGTTAAAATGGACAGGTATTTTGTCTGGTCAGGTTAAAGTTGATTTATCAGCCACTTCAGGAATTCATTCGGCTGAAACTGCTATTAAATTTTTATTGTCAGGCGCTTCTGCCGTGCAAATTGCTTCAGTTGTTTATCATGAAGGCCCATCGGCGATCACTCGTATGAATCAGGGCATTTCTGACTGGATGGATCAGAAAGGTTATAAGTCTATTTCAGAATTTCAAGGTTCATTAAGTCAGGCTGCAACATCAGCTCAGGCCTGGGAGCGGACACAATTCATGAAATATTTTGGCGAAAAAGCATACTAG
- a CDS encoding LysM peptidoglycan-binding domain-containing protein, translating into MKLLVVICLFVLSISIFNPCFSQKQVEISGVKYILHTVIKSETVFNICQKYKVSQKDIMQANPGLPGILKAGSTVKIPVATVSQETEKPEPAGEAQPATEEEFYYHKVAPKQTLFSIAKQYGITANDLIRNNPELTNGIVPGQVLKIPVSITNVDAQKANDIASTQIDVSEYSVHPVVSGETLYSLEQRYGISHDEMMKFNPALQNGLKAGMKLKIPAKKAVASVEPVTVPGNVVLSKYKVEKGETLFSLAARFGVDVAEIKKVNPSLFSRSLETGEIISIPQQSSAKNQDSGKTEPSQIATVTEPNSEPPQDCDPINSKKQKYKAALLLPLYLAGNENPEPTSIDKALLLSKISITKSVVANPMDTAVVLNGANIDQRALGFLEFYEGALLALDSVQRRGMNVELYVFDSSNQKMINALLQLDEFRDLNLIIGPVYPEIQETVASFAAKNRIPMVSPLASAGNLEQNNSWYFKVNPSREYQIEQTASYAAENLRNKNFILLQLSGNSSSADAQLARLCKEKLAITSKKNLFHEYNIQQQGINSLKPLLADSAENIFIIPTDNEAQVSVAVTNLTALAEHYNIVLLGTQALPKLKSIQTENYHRIRLRYLSPYLIDYNRHLVRRFVGQYRQMYSAEPTQFSFQGFDVTYYFLSALYRYGKDFRNCLSDYPMELTQMDFNFEKVAPMGGYTNHNLFVTGYERNFDVLNLGTFGGHSLNQKK; encoded by the coding sequence ATGAAACTACTTGTTGTCATTTGCCTCTTTGTTTTAAGTATTTCGATTTTCAATCCTTGTTTCTCGCAGAAGCAAGTCGAGATTTCAGGAGTCAAATACATTTTGCATACCGTTATCAAAAGCGAAACCGTTTTTAATATTTGCCAGAAATATAAGGTAAGTCAGAAAGATATTATGCAGGCAAACCCTGGATTGCCGGGCATTCTTAAAGCTGGTTCAACTGTTAAAATTCCGGTTGCTACAGTATCTCAGGAAACGGAAAAGCCGGAGCCGGCAGGAGAAGCACAACCGGCAACGGAAGAGGAGTTTTATTACCACAAAGTTGCACCTAAGCAAACCTTATTCTCAATTGCGAAACAGTACGGCATTACAGCCAACGATTTAATCCGGAATAATCCGGAATTGACCAATGGAATTGTTCCCGGACAGGTTTTAAAAATTCCGGTAAGCATAACCAATGTTGACGCACAAAAGGCCAATGATATAGCATCTACCCAGATTGATGTTTCAGAATATTCGGTGCATCCGGTGGTTTCGGGCGAAACTTTGTATAGTCTGGAACAGCGTTACGGAATTTCGCATGATGAAATGATGAAATTTAACCCGGCGCTTCAGAACGGGCTAAAAGCAGGAATGAAACTGAAAATTCCGGCAAAAAAGGCTGTTGCATCGGTTGAACCAGTTACTGTGCCTGGCAATGTTGTTTTGAGCAAGTATAAGGTCGAAAAAGGTGAAACGCTTTTTTCGTTAGCTGCCCGCTTTGGTGTGGATGTCGCCGAAATTAAGAAGGTAAATCCTTCACTCTTTTCGCGCAGTCTGGAAACAGGTGAAATAATTTCGATTCCGCAGCAATCTTCAGCTAAAAATCAGGATTCAGGAAAAACGGAACCTTCGCAAATCGCGACTGTAACAGAACCCAATTCGGAACCACCTCAGGATTGTGATCCGATAAACTCGAAAAAACAGAAGTACAAAGCTGCACTTTTATTGCCACTGTATCTTGCCGGAAATGAAAATCCGGAACCTACAAGTATTGATAAAGCTCTTTTGCTTAGTAAAATCAGTATAACAAAATCGGTAGTTGCCAATCCGATGGATACTGCTGTTGTTTTAAATGGAGCGAACATCGATCAAAGAGCATTGGGATTTCTTGAATTTTATGAAGGTGCGTTACTTGCTTTGGATAGTGTTCAGCGCAGGGGCATGAACGTTGAATTGTATGTATTCGATTCGAGTAATCAGAAAATGATTAATGCTTTGCTTCAGTTGGACGAATTTCGTGATTTGAATCTGATCATCGGTCCGGTGTATCCCGAAATTCAGGAAACAGTAGCTTCTTTTGCTGCGAAGAACCGCATTCCAATGGTTTCGCCATTGGCTTCCGCCGGAAATCTGGAGCAAAATAATTCATGGTACTTTAAAGTGAATCCGAGTCGGGAATATCAGATTGAGCAAACCGCTTCGTATGCCGCAGAGAACCTGCGCAACAAGAATTTTATTTTGCTACAGTTGAGTGGAAATTCGTCTTCGGCTGATGCCCAGCTTGCCAGGTTGTGCAAGGAGAAACTGGCGATCACTTCGAAAAAGAACTTGTTTCATGAGTACAACATTCAGCAGCAGGGCATTAATTCATTAAAACCGCTTTTGGCTGATAGTGCAGAGAATATCTTTATCATCCCAACCGATAATGAAGCACAAGTTAGTGTTGCGGTTACCAATCTGACTGCTTTGGCCGAACATTACAACATTGTATTGTTGGGAACACAGGCGCTTCCAAAGTTGAAAAGTATTCAGACTGAAAACTATCATCGGATTCGGTTGCGCTATTTGTCACCATACTTAATCGATTATAACCGACATCTGGTGCGTCGGTTTGTGGGTCAGTACCGCCAAATGTATTCAGCAGAACCTACACAATTCAGTTTCCAGGGATTTGATGTGACCTATTATTTTCTAAGCGCACTTTATCGCTATGGTAAAGATTTCAGAAATTGCCTGTCGGATTATCCGATGGAGCTAACCCAAATGGATTTTAACTTCGAAAAGGTGGCACCAATGGGTGGCTATACCAATCACAATTTGTTTGTTACAGGTTACGAGCGCAACTTTGATGTGCTTAATCTGGGGACTTTTGGTGGCCATTCGTTGAATCAGAAAAAGTAA